A genomic window from Luteolibacter sp. LG18 includes:
- a CDS encoding AraC family transcriptional regulator, whose amino-acid sequence MKLSEVAQARGLFRDGDETFQGNAIERGGRECLLPVTRSGENLMAEGAAFPALRGALEFLLEHHRQPLDVSSLAIRCGVPVRCLRSQFKRVLGITPMECLIRIRVERAMRLLVESDRQIQDIAVEVGFYDHSSLNRHFVRMVGVAPSLCRIRKHARIFSRLLRP is encoded by the coding sequence ATGAAGCTTTCCGAGGTCGCCCAGGCGCGCGGTCTGTTCCGCGATGGCGACGAGACTTTCCAGGGTAATGCAATAGAACGTGGTGGCCGGGAGTGCCTGCTCCCGGTCACCAGGTCCGGGGAGAACCTGATGGCGGAAGGCGCGGCGTTTCCTGCCTTGCGCGGGGCGCTCGAGTTCCTGCTCGAACACCATCGGCAGCCCCTCGATGTGTCATCGTTGGCAATCCGCTGCGGTGTCCCGGTGCGGTGCCTGCGGAGCCAGTTCAAGCGGGTGCTGGGCATCACCCCGATGGAATGCCTGATCCGCATCCGCGTGGAGCGGGCGATGCGGTTGCTGGTGGAGTCCGACCGGCAGATCCAGGACATCGCCGTGGAGGTCGGCTTCTACGATCACAGCAGCCTGAACCGTCATTTCGTGCGGATGGTCGGGGTCGCTCCCTCCTTGTGCCGGATCCGGAAGCACGCCCGGATTTTCTCCCGCCTGTTGCGGCCCTGA
- a CDS encoding S8/S53 family peptidase — protein sequence MKRPRKWSRKHTGRNSLVTPALLSLALAGTSCSAYRMADEVLSVQHRMFVRVPGPLPPVGRDLRAENGWCFRHVIQVPAVKKKDRHGDYSTPEAQWYLAYQPGKPETYQRHWITPWRNARKYAPEIAEAVFERFRVWPQLVEPSPVFVDKSDSTQWIEERLTPDSGRLPVVTVGNHPSMKWPAGSRKAGFYDPVWYQDDQHTQLIAARKEMRERLRGEGREGITIGVLDTGFDIRHAAMPTHLRMTPGSDSLRVLSPYGDDPRHSSSGELSAGQKPDFGHGSGTIGILAGRRVRMVDGVDKQGRPKPPFVGDQTIELGGAPDATIVPVRVATTPASLSTANLAYAIDYASRVQGCDVLSISHGGSPSMMWTDAVNAAYSRGTAMFAATGDFLPLPLVPGRINRLGLLVPSSTVYPAAFRRVMSVGGITAGEKTYAMNDLRYPLGFLIPGIHGSYGADGVRRSILTLPFRDESKQTDPVQVARNNALKANPIMAYTPSTPWLLAKGGREQQRNIVDLDGGGTSSAAPQAAAAAAHWLACNRRAIQADGGWNDWRKAESVYLAMALTARRPWATGGRREDQLPDPKGFLGSGILRARDMLDVSYKQALDLEGKTLRSPYHVKGHPVLNPDIYPGTGGAPRDFFDSRHSFFDAVFATNRSNASREAISRQADFRNHQSEVRTLDTQRQEALQILYFNMMLVEQFQWGHQPIGAGNEDDMARNMRTAGVSQTLLGPNESALDRRAGVLSTGGSWAAGAMTKPKTSHAR from the coding sequence ATGAAACGCCCCCGCAAATGGAGCCGGAAGCACACCGGCAGGAATTCCCTCGTAACTCCGGCGCTGCTCTCCCTTGCCCTCGCTGGCACGTCATGCAGCGCCTACAGGATGGCCGATGAGGTCCTTTCGGTCCAACACCGGATGTTCGTTCGCGTGCCGGGGCCGCTGCCGCCCGTGGGCCGGGATTTGCGGGCGGAAAATGGATGGTGCTTCCGGCATGTCATCCAGGTGCCCGCCGTGAAGAAGAAGGACCGCCACGGGGACTACAGCACCCCGGAAGCCCAGTGGTACCTCGCGTATCAGCCGGGGAAGCCGGAGACCTACCAGCGCCACTGGATCACCCCTTGGCGGAACGCCCGCAAGTATGCTCCCGAAATCGCGGAAGCCGTCTTCGAGCGTTTCCGGGTCTGGCCCCAGCTTGTGGAGCCCTCGCCGGTGTTCGTGGATAAGTCCGATTCCACGCAATGGATCGAGGAAAGGCTCACTCCGGATTCCGGGCGCCTTCCGGTCGTCACCGTTGGGAACCACCCGTCCATGAAATGGCCTGCGGGTTCACGCAAGGCGGGCTTCTACGATCCCGTCTGGTATCAGGACGACCAGCACACGCAGCTCATCGCCGCGCGGAAGGAGATGCGGGAGCGCCTGCGCGGCGAGGGCCGGGAGGGCATCACCATCGGCGTGCTGGACACCGGTTTCGACATCCGTCATGCCGCGATGCCGACCCACCTCAGGATGACGCCTGGCTCGGACAGCCTCCGGGTGCTGAGCCCGTATGGAGATGACCCGCGGCACTCCAGCAGCGGCGAGCTTTCCGCCGGGCAAAAGCCGGACTTCGGCCACGGCAGCGGCACCATCGGCATTCTCGCGGGCAGGCGGGTGAGGATGGTGGACGGGGTGGACAAACAGGGTCGCCCGAAGCCGCCCTTCGTCGGAGACCAGACCATCGAGCTCGGTGGAGCGCCGGATGCGACCATCGTGCCCGTGCGGGTCGCCACCACCCCCGCCTCCCTCTCTACCGCGAACCTCGCTTACGCCATCGACTATGCCAGCCGTGTGCAGGGCTGCGATGTGCTCTCCATCAGCCACGGCGGCAGTCCCTCGATGATGTGGACGGACGCGGTCAACGCCGCCTACAGCCGAGGCACCGCGATGTTCGCCGCCACCGGGGATTTCCTTCCGCTGCCGCTGGTGCCCGGTCGTATCAACCGGCTCGGCCTGCTGGTGCCTTCCTCCACGGTGTATCCCGCGGCCTTCCGGCGGGTTATGTCGGTGGGCGGCATCACCGCGGGCGAGAAGACCTACGCGATGAACGACCTGCGGTATCCGCTGGGTTTCCTGATTCCTGGCATCCACGGCAGTTATGGTGCGGATGGGGTGCGGCGTTCGATTCTGACACTGCCGTTCCGGGATGAATCGAAGCAAACCGATCCCGTGCAGGTCGCGCGGAACAATGCCCTGAAGGCCAATCCGATCATGGCCTACACGCCATCGACACCATGGCTGCTGGCGAAGGGCGGCCGGGAGCAGCAGCGAAACATTGTGGATCTCGATGGGGGCGGCACCTCGTCCGCCGCACCCCAGGCCGCCGCGGCCGCCGCCCATTGGCTGGCGTGCAATCGGAGGGCGATCCAAGCGGACGGTGGTTGGAATGACTGGCGTAAGGCCGAGTCCGTCTACCTCGCCATGGCCTTGACCGCCCGCAGGCCGTGGGCGACCGGCGGCCGAAGGGAGGACCAGCTCCCGGATCCGAAAGGATTCCTAGGCTCCGGCATCCTCCGGGCCAGGGACATGCTGGATGTCTCCTACAAGCAGGCGCTCGACCTGGAGGGGAAAACCCTCCGCTCGCCGTACCACGTGAAGGGCCATCCGGTGCTCAATCCGGACATCTACCCCGGCACCGGCGGAGCCCCGCGGGACTTCTTCGATTCCCGTCACAGTTTCTTTGACGCCGTCTTCGCTACGAACCGGAGCAACGCTTCCAGGGAGGCGATCTCAAGACAGGCCGACTTCCGCAATCACCAGAGCGAAGTCCGCACGCTGGACACCCAGCGTCAGGAGGCCCTTCAGATCCTCTATTTCAACATGATGCTCGTGGAGCAGTTCCAATGGGGGCACCAACCGATCGGCGCGGGGAACGAGGATGACATGGCCCGCAACATGAGGACCGCCGGTGTCAGCCAGACGCTCCTGGGGCCAAACGAAAGCGCGCTCGATCGCCGTGCCGGAGTCCTCTCCACCGGTGGCAGTTGGGCCGCCGGGGCGATGACGAAACCGAAAACCTCCCACGCCCGATGA
- a CDS encoding phospholipase D-like domain-containing protein → MKTGFQSSLTKDGFTLKLWRGEGVCMLAMSVEEPEDDFVGFAIERKPPGSKHWTILKNRIAFDYPKDDKQPVDGFRNYSTFEAPIQKFRWMDFPHLVKPGDYTYRVTKMHMPADGQLVNGTLIELAIELDPVTHAGFLDIGFTRNFASSQAFIEKMGNPEDIDQVGKQVIPGDAKDGLDFEKLANPKGLYSWMAFQAYDLLFGFLDEAVKDEDVTVDMLAYDFNEPDMLAKLKQLGGRLRAVIDDSTEDTDSGEDSGHGSKGSAESRAARELEETAGDGKVKRTHFTNLQHHKVLIQRRGGVPCKVLCGSTNFSFRGLYIQSNNVLVFDDPDIAGLYGRMFDSVFEDPSGFKKTDLAKQWHLVAKEGKPVVRICFSPHAHHELSLEPVKGAIEGATSSVFYAVAFLSLIRKGGLTRDAFDRLMDRPVFSYGIADKGAKTGKGKGTLEIHKPDGSVGFVDFKYLAKNAPEPFRREWSGGKGINVHHKFVVTDFTLPTAKVITGSSNLAPSGEKNNGDHLIVIEDQRVATAYVIEALRVFDHLHFRSVMQEAEENAPKGEKKSAARNRVLKLQKPKAISGKSANWFESHYQPDSQKEKDRRLFSGT, encoded by the coding sequence ATGAAAACCGGTTTTCAATCCTCCCTGACGAAAGACGGCTTCACCCTCAAGCTGTGGCGCGGGGAAGGGGTGTGCATGCTTGCCATGAGCGTGGAGGAGCCCGAGGACGACTTCGTGGGCTTCGCCATCGAACGGAAGCCTCCCGGGTCCAAGCACTGGACGATCCTGAAAAACCGGATCGCCTTCGATTATCCCAAGGACGACAAGCAGCCGGTCGATGGGTTCCGGAACTACAGCACCTTTGAGGCACCCATCCAGAAATTCCGCTGGATGGATTTTCCCCACCTGGTGAAGCCGGGAGACTACACCTACCGGGTCACGAAGATGCACATGCCGGCGGACGGGCAACTGGTGAACGGCACCTTGATCGAACTGGCGATCGAACTGGATCCGGTGACCCACGCCGGCTTCCTCGACATCGGGTTCACGCGCAATTTCGCTTCGTCGCAGGCGTTCATCGAGAAGATGGGGAATCCAGAAGACATCGACCAGGTGGGGAAACAGGTCATCCCCGGCGATGCGAAGGACGGGCTGGATTTCGAGAAGCTGGCGAATCCCAAAGGGCTGTATTCGTGGATGGCGTTCCAGGCCTACGACCTGCTCTTCGGCTTTCTGGACGAGGCGGTGAAGGACGAGGACGTGACGGTGGACATGCTGGCCTACGATTTCAACGAACCGGACATGCTGGCGAAGCTCAAGCAGCTCGGTGGCCGCCTGCGCGCGGTGATCGACGATTCCACGGAGGACACGGATTCGGGCGAAGACAGCGGTCACGGCAGCAAGGGCAGTGCTGAATCCCGCGCCGCCCGCGAGCTGGAGGAAACCGCTGGCGACGGCAAGGTGAAACGCACTCACTTCACGAACCTCCAGCACCACAAGGTGCTGATCCAGCGGCGCGGCGGCGTTCCCTGCAAGGTGCTCTGCGGCTCCACCAATTTCAGCTTCCGCGGTCTCTACATCCAGTCGAACAACGTGCTCGTGTTCGATGATCCGGACATCGCGGGGCTCTACGGGCGGATGTTCGATTCGGTGTTCGAGGATCCCTCCGGGTTCAAGAAGACGGACCTGGCCAAGCAGTGGCACCTGGTGGCGAAGGAGGGAAAGCCTGTGGTCCGGATCTGTTTCTCCCCGCATGCCCATCACGAATTGTCGCTGGAGCCGGTGAAGGGCGCGATCGAGGGGGCCACCTCGTCGGTGTTCTATGCCGTCGCGTTCCTGAGCCTGATCCGGAAGGGCGGCCTCACCCGGGACGCGTTCGACCGGCTGATGGACCGCCCTGTGTTCAGCTATGGCATCGCGGACAAGGGCGCGAAAACCGGGAAGGGCAAGGGCACCCTGGAGATCCACAAACCGGATGGTTCGGTGGGGTTCGTCGATTTCAAGTATCTGGCGAAGAACGCGCCCGAGCCCTTCCGGAGGGAATGGAGCGGAGGGAAGGGGATCAACGTCCATCACAAGTTCGTGGTCACCGATTTCACCCTTCCGACGGCGAAAGTGATCACCGGCTCCTCGAACCTCGCGCCGTCCGGTGAGAAGAACAACGGCGACCACCTGATCGTGATCGAGGACCAGCGGGTGGCCACCGCCTACGTGATCGAGGCCCTGCGTGTGTTCGACCACCTGCATTTCCGCTCCGTGATGCAGGAGGCGGAGGAAAATGCCCCGAAGGGGGAAAAGAAATCCGCCGCCCGCAACCGCGTCCTCAAGCTCCAGAAACCGAAGGCCATCAGCGGCAAGTCCGCGAATTGGTTCGAAAGCCACTACCAGCCGGACTCCCAAAAGGAGAAGGACCGCCGCTTGTTCTCGGGTACCTGA
- a CDS encoding altronate dehydratase family protein: MKRLVQVHPDDNVAVAPEAIPAGTVEGTLVLEEIPAGHKAALRDLATGERVIKYGFPIGIVTEPVKAGGHVHSQNLKTGLGEDTALEWQPGVSAPSAKVGEVPVFMGYRRPDGRAATRNEIWIINTVACVNVPSQRIAEAAARELVVPGGAIDGIHAFTHPYGCSQLGDDLGFTRKILSGLVRHPNAAAVLILGLGCENNTLKSFLGEVGTLDPERIRWFNAQEVLDEVEAGVEAVRELAAIVSKAKREPLPASELVLAMKCGGSDGFSGITANPLVGRIADRLTGWGGTAVLTEVPEMFGAEAPLFSRCDTGETFDQAVAMVNEFKDYFRRHDEPIYENPSPGNKDGGITTLEEKSLGCIQKGGRAPVKQVVGYGEQARQGLGGLCLVQAPGNDGVSATALSASGAHCVLFTTGRGTPLGVPVPTLKIASNHALAERKPGWIDFDAGQLLDPGADPDEVTGELMKVILDVASGRRQARNEVNGFREITIWKQGVTL; the protein is encoded by the coding sequence ATGAAACGTCTGGTCCAGGTCCATCCCGATGACAACGTGGCCGTCGCGCCGGAGGCCATTCCCGCGGGGACGGTGGAGGGCACGCTGGTGCTTGAGGAGATCCCCGCCGGTCACAAGGCCGCGCTGCGCGATCTCGCTACGGGCGAGCGCGTGATCAAGTATGGCTTTCCCATCGGCATCGTGACCGAGCCGGTGAAGGCGGGCGGCCATGTCCATTCGCAGAACCTGAAGACCGGGCTCGGCGAGGACACCGCGCTGGAGTGGCAGCCCGGGGTTTCCGCGCCCTCCGCGAAGGTCGGCGAGGTGCCGGTGTTCATGGGTTACCGCCGTCCCGATGGCCGTGCGGCCACCCGCAACGAGATCTGGATCATCAACACGGTGGCGTGCGTGAACGTGCCGAGCCAGCGCATCGCCGAGGCCGCGGCCCGCGAGCTGGTGGTGCCCGGCGGCGCGATCGATGGCATCCACGCCTTCACCCATCCCTACGGTTGCTCGCAGCTTGGCGACGACCTCGGGTTCACGCGGAAGATTTTATCGGGCCTGGTGCGCCACCCGAACGCCGCGGCGGTGTTGATCCTCGGCCTCGGCTGCGAGAACAACACGCTGAAGAGTTTCCTCGGTGAGGTCGGCACGCTCGATCCCGAGCGAATCCGTTGGTTCAACGCCCAGGAGGTGCTCGATGAGGTCGAGGCCGGTGTCGAGGCGGTGCGCGAGCTGGCGGCGATCGTTTCAAAGGCGAAGCGCGAACCGCTCCCGGCCTCCGAGCTGGTGCTGGCGATGAAGTGCGGCGGCAGCGATGGCTTCAGCGGGATCACCGCGAACCCGCTGGTGGGCCGCATCGCCGACCGGCTCACCGGCTGGGGCGGCACGGCGGTGCTCACCGAGGTGCCGGAGATGTTCGGCGCGGAGGCACCGTTGTTCTCGCGCTGCGACACCGGCGAGACCTTCGACCAGGCGGTGGCGATGGTGAACGAGTTCAAGGACTACTTCCGCCGCCACGATGAGCCGATCTACGAGAACCCGTCGCCCGGCAACAAGGACGGCGGCATCACCACGCTGGAGGAGAAGTCGCTGGGCTGCATCCAGAAGGGCGGTCGCGCGCCGGTGAAGCAGGTGGTCGGCTACGGCGAGCAGGCGCGGCAGGGCCTTGGCGGGTTGTGCCTGGTGCAGGCGCCGGGCAACGACGGGGTCTCGGCCACGGCGCTGTCGGCGTCGGGCGCGCACTGCGTGTTGTTCACCACCGGCCGAGGTACGCCACTCGGCGTACCGGTGCCGACGTTGAAGATCGCGTCGAACCACGCGCTGGCGGAGCGCAAGCCGGGATGGATCGATTTCGACGCCGGCCAGCTCCTCGATCCGGGCGCGGATCCGGATGAAGTCACCGGTGAACTAATGAAGGTGATCCTCGATGTGGCCAGCGGGAGACGCCAGGCGCGGAACGAGGTGAACGGCTTCCGCGAGATCACGATCTGGAAACAGGGTGTGACGTTGTGA
- a CDS encoding glycoside hydrolase family 28 protein, with protein MKHLSMMMHANRMKWMAGMAAVVVLGGTPGLRAEGIKVPDAAVIGTKVVDVTRHGAVADGLTNCAAAIQKAIDETAAAGGGRVVVPKGRFLSGPLVLKSGIELHLAEGAVLLMGSDPALFPVTDNNRAPFLYAENGHDIRLSGKGVVDGQGAPWWKAFRAEKEGGVKGPRRPQLIAIKNCERVEVQGITTLNPPNTHYSFRQCRELSIRGIKAVAPDESPNTDALNLSSVRNVLIEGSEISTGDDNIVLLCGAARQKGVPEVENVAIRDCKLGCGHGLSIGSYTSGGVRNVTVERVAFEGTTSGIRLKADRDRGGVVEGIRYKDITMTKVRHPIFITSYYPKPPPTPETAAPAGAKGLLPVWRNISLENIQVTDAANAITLWGLPEQKIENVSLRHVAISAKAGALVIQAKGVEFSDVKITSQGPPLRTFDAEVQGLPAVPLTSEPVKFQ; from the coding sequence ATGAAACACCTTTCAATGATGATGCACGCGAATCGCATGAAATGGATGGCCGGCATGGCGGCTGTCGTGGTGCTCGGTGGGACGCCGGGCTTGAGGGCGGAGGGGATCAAGGTCCCGGACGCCGCGGTCATTGGCACGAAGGTGGTGGATGTCACCCGCCATGGGGCGGTGGCGGATGGCCTCACGAACTGCGCGGCCGCGATCCAGAAGGCGATCGACGAGACCGCCGCGGCCGGTGGTGGCCGGGTGGTGGTGCCGAAGGGCCGCTTCCTTTCCGGGCCGCTGGTGTTGAAGAGCGGCATCGAGCTGCATCTCGCGGAAGGCGCGGTGCTGCTGATGGGCAGCGATCCCGCGCTCTTTCCGGTGACGGACAACAACCGCGCGCCGTTCCTCTACGCGGAGAACGGCCATGACATCCGCCTGAGCGGAAAGGGCGTGGTCGATGGCCAGGGTGCGCCGTGGTGGAAGGCCTTCCGGGCGGAAAAGGAAGGCGGCGTGAAGGGCCCGAGGCGGCCGCAGTTGATCGCGATCAAGAACTGCGAGCGGGTGGAGGTGCAGGGCATCACCACGCTCAATCCGCCGAACACCCACTACTCGTTCCGCCAGTGCCGGGAACTTTCGATCCGCGGGATCAAGGCGGTGGCCCCGGATGAATCGCCGAACACCGACGCGCTCAACCTTTCCAGCGTGCGGAACGTCCTCATCGAGGGCAGCGAGATCAGCACCGGCGATGACAACATCGTGCTGCTGTGCGGGGCCGCGCGGCAGAAGGGCGTGCCCGAGGTGGAGAACGTGGCGATCCGCGATTGCAAACTGGGCTGCGGCCACGGCCTGTCCATCGGCAGCTACACCTCCGGCGGCGTCCGCAATGTCACGGTGGAGCGCGTGGCCTTCGAGGGCACCACCTCCGGCATCCGCCTGAAGGCGGACCGCGACCGCGGCGGCGTGGTCGAGGGCATCCGCTACAAGGACATCACGATGACGAAGGTGCGCCATCCGATCTTCATCACCAGCTACTATCCCAAGCCACCGCCCACTCCGGAAACGGCGGCTCCTGCCGGAGCCAAGGGCCTGCTGCCGGTGTGGCGGAACATTTCGCTGGAGAATATCCAGGTCACCGATGCGGCGAACGCGATCACCCTGTGGGGGCTCCCCGAACAGAAGATCGAGAACGTCTCGCTGCGCCACGTGGCGATCTCCGCCAAGGCGGGCGCACTGGTGATCCAGGCGAAGGGCGTGGAGTTCTCCGATGTGAAGATTACTTCACAAGGGCCCCCGCTCCGGACCTTCGACGCGGAGGTCCAGGGGCTTCCCGCGGTTCCGCTCACCTCCGAACCGGTGAAATTCCAATGA
- a CDS encoding tagaturonate reductase, with protein MSLPETILQFGAGNFLRAFADLFIAEANRGDDPPGKIVVVQSTGIERAEAINRAGGRYHVAVRGVQDGEVVDETVVVDSISRALHAGTQWDEVLAFASTLELRWILSNTTEAGFTLDDADAVRGDDAPVSFPAKLLAVLLARYEAGQAGVIVLPCELIENNAARLLELVKQQAARWSVEDAALAWITDECRWLNNLVDRIVPGTPRLHYLLAEDPLLIAAEPFAFWAIEDPRGCGFEHPAITATDDISSYYLRKVRILNGAHSALVCRALPLGIETVREAVEHPEVGPWLEKLLFTEIVPVLEGRCEDPAGFARATLDRFRNPFFEHRLSAIALNHDAKVAVRLQPTLADYRERFGREPELLSDVLSGVAVVAGGS; from the coding sequence ATGTCACTTCCTGAAACCATCCTTCAATTCGGCGCGGGGAATTTCCTGCGCGCCTTCGCCGACCTGTTCATCGCGGAGGCGAACCGTGGTGATGATCCTCCAGGCAAGATCGTCGTCGTACAGTCCACCGGCATCGAACGCGCCGAGGCGATCAATCGCGCGGGCGGGCGCTACCACGTGGCCGTGCGCGGCGTGCAGGATGGTGAGGTGGTCGATGAAACGGTGGTGGTCGATTCCATCTCACGTGCCCTCCACGCGGGCACGCAGTGGGACGAGGTGCTGGCCTTTGCCTCGACCTTGGAACTGAGGTGGATCCTTTCGAATACCACCGAGGCGGGTTTCACGCTCGACGACGCGGATGCGGTGCGCGGCGACGATGCGCCGGTGTCGTTTCCGGCGAAGCTGCTGGCGGTGCTGCTGGCGCGCTACGAGGCCGGGCAGGCGGGTGTGATCGTGCTGCCGTGCGAGCTGATCGAGAACAACGCCGCACGCTTGCTGGAGCTGGTGAAGCAGCAGGCGGCGCGGTGGTCGGTGGAGGACGCCGCGCTGGCATGGATCACGGACGAGTGCCGCTGGCTGAACAACCTGGTGGACCGCATCGTGCCGGGGACACCGCGGTTGCACTACTTGTTGGCCGAGGATCCGCTTCTGATCGCGGCGGAGCCGTTCGCGTTCTGGGCGATCGAGGACCCGCGCGGTTGCGGGTTCGAGCATCCGGCGATCACCGCCACCGATGACATCTCGTCCTATTACCTGCGGAAGGTGCGCATCCTGAATGGAGCGCACAGCGCGCTGGTGTGCCGTGCCTTGCCGCTGGGCATCGAAACGGTGCGCGAGGCGGTGGAGCACCCCGAGGTCGGACCCTGGCTGGAGAAGCTCCTGTTCACCGAGATCGTGCCGGTGCTGGAAGGCCGCTGCGAGGACCCCGCGGGTTTCGCTCGGGCGACGCTGGACCGTTTCCGCAATCCGTTTTTCGAGCACCGCCTGTCGGCGATCGCTCTCAACCACGACGCGAAGGTGGCGGTGCGGCTGCAGCCGACGCTGGCCGATTACCGCGAACGCTTCGGCCGCGAACCTGAACTCCTTTCCGATGTGCTGTCGGGTGTTGCCGTGGTGGCGGGCGGGTCTTGA
- a CDS encoding glycoside hydrolase family 28 protein, with protein sequence MEPGTSNARGWIGWRIFSKGLLALAVVAGSVTSGFADTALSSDPEAAKAWAEVPKILARIVPPVFPKRDFVITTYGAEEGGKADCTKAFAAAIAECHGAGGGRVVVPKGQFLSGPIHLRSKVELHLSEGSEVIFSDRFEDYLPVVPVRVGGIDLLNYSPLVYARDCQDVAVTGKGRLNGNAGKWWAWKGKEGSGHIKMSADGVPVEKRVFGTPEAGIRPNFLVLLNCRNVLLEDFTIGSGPNWTIHPVYSENITIRRVTVDTDGPNNDGVDPDSCRDVLIEHCVFGTGDDCVVLKSGYNEDGWRVARPTENVIMRHCSSKHGHGGLVIGSEMSGDVRNVFMHDCEFEGTDRAIRIKSRSGRGGVVEKIYARDIKVKDMKEEFIILNMDYSADKNAAASDKLPVFRDMCFERITGEGAPVAIRLSGEAGSPLRNIRFRDLRLSATEGVVGKNATGLLFENVGITAAKGPLFNLTDASDIHLKGIATEGTPEIFLDLKGAGSTGIRIEASPAAVGPIKLADEVQGTPVSVE encoded by the coding sequence GTGGAACCCGGAACATCGAATGCCCGTGGCTGGATCGGCTGGCGGATTTTTTCCAAAGGCCTCCTCGCGCTCGCGGTGGTGGCGGGCAGCGTGACCAGCGGCTTCGCGGACACGGCGCTCTCTTCCGATCCCGAGGCGGCGAAGGCTTGGGCGGAGGTGCCGAAGATCCTGGCGCGGATCGTGCCGCCGGTGTTCCCGAAACGGGACTTTGTCATCACGACCTATGGCGCGGAGGAAGGCGGCAAGGCGGATTGCACCAAGGCCTTCGCGGCCGCGATCGCCGAGTGCCATGGTGCGGGCGGGGGACGGGTGGTGGTGCCGAAGGGACAATTCCTGAGCGGGCCGATCCATCTCCGGAGCAAGGTCGAGCTGCACCTGAGCGAAGGTTCGGAAGTGATCTTCAGCGACCGCTTCGAGGACTACCTGCCGGTGGTGCCGGTGCGCGTGGGCGGCATCGATCTTCTGAACTACTCGCCGCTGGTCTATGCGCGGGATTGCCAGGATGTGGCGGTCACCGGCAAGGGGCGGCTGAATGGCAACGCCGGCAAGTGGTGGGCCTGGAAGGGAAAGGAGGGCTCGGGCCACATCAAGATGTCGGCGGACGGGGTGCCGGTCGAGAAGCGCGTGTTCGGCACGCCCGAGGCCGGGATCCGGCCGAACTTCCTGGTGCTGCTGAATTGCCGGAACGTGTTGCTGGAGGACTTCACCATCGGCAGCGGGCCGAACTGGACGATCCATCCGGTGTATAGCGAGAACATCACCATCCGCCGCGTGACCGTGGACACGGATGGGCCGAACAACGACGGCGTCGATCCTGATTCGTGCCGGGACGTGCTGATCGAGCACTGCGTTTTCGGCACCGGTGACGACTGCGTGGTGCTGAAGTCCGGCTACAACGAGGACGGCTGGCGGGTGGCCAGGCCGACGGAGAACGTGATCATGCGCCATTGCTCCAGCAAGCATGGCCACGGCGGGCTGGTCATCGGCAGCGAGATGTCCGGCGACGTCCGCAATGTGTTCATGCACGATTGCGAGTTCGAGGGCACCGACCGCGCCATCCGCATCAAGTCCCGCTCCGGCCGCGGCGGGGTGGTCGAGAAGATCTACGCCCGCGACATCAAGGTGAAGGATATGAAGGAGGAGTTCATCATCCTCAACATGGACTACTCCGCCGACAAGAACGCGGCGGCGTCCGACAAACTGCCGGTGTTCCGGGACATGTGCTTCGAGCGCATCACCGGCGAGGGCGCTCCCGTCGCCATCCGCTTGAGCGGTGAAGCGGGTTCGCCCCTTCGCAACATCCGCTTCCGGGACCTGCGGTTGTCCGCGACCGAGGGCGTGGTCGGCAAGAACGCCACCGGCCTATTGTTCGAGAACGTCGGAATCACCGCCGCCAAGGGACCGCTTTTCAACCTGACCGACGCCTCCGACATCCACCTGAAGGGCATCGCCACCGAGGGCACGCCCGAGATCTTCCTCGATCTGAAGGGCGCGGGTTCCACGGGGATCCGGATCGAAGCGAGTCCCGCGGCGGTCGGACCGATCAAGCTGGCGGACGAGGTGCAGGGCACTCCGGTCAGCGTCGAATGA